A portion of the Mustela erminea isolate mMusErm1 chromosome 19, mMusErm1.Pri, whole genome shotgun sequence genome contains these proteins:
- the B9D2 gene encoding B9 domain-containing protein 2: MAEVHVIGQIMGATGFSESSLFCKWGVHTGAAWKLLSGVREGQTQVDTPQVGDMAYWSHPIDLHFATKGLQGWPRLHLQVWSQDSFGRCQLAGYGFCHVPSSPGTHQLDCPTWRPLGSWREQLARAFVGGGPQLLHGDAIYSGADRYRLHTAAGGIVRLELGLLLRHFDRYGVEC; the protein is encoded by the exons ATGGCTGAGGTGCACGTGATCGGGCAGATCATGGGGGCCACCGGTTTCTCGGAAAGTAGCCTCTTCTGCAAGTGGGGCGTCCACACAG GAGCGGCATGGAAGCTCCTGTCAGGTGTGCGGGAGGGACAAACGCAGGTGGACACACCCCAAGTAGGGGACATGGCCTACTGGTCCCACCCCATCGACCTGCACTTCGCCACCAAAGGCCTCCAAG GCTGGCCCCGGCTCCATCTCCAGGTGTGGTCACAGGACAGCTTCGGCCGCTGTCAGCTTGCAGGCTATGGCTTTTGCCACGTGCCCAGCAGTCCAGGCACCCACCAGCTGGACTGCCCCACATGGCGGCCCCTGGGCAGCTGGAGGGAGCAGCTGGCGCGGGCCTTCGTGGGTGGCGGCCCTCAGCTGCTGCACGGGGACGCCATCTACAGTGGGGCTGACCGCTACCGCCTGCACACAGCGGCGGGTGGCATCGTGCGCCTGGAGCTGGGACTGCTGCTGCGCCACTTCGACCGCTACGGCGTGGAGTGCTGA